In Vigna unguiculata cultivar IT97K-499-35 chromosome 3, ASM411807v1, whole genome shotgun sequence, a single genomic region encodes these proteins:
- the LOC114178428 gene encoding bZIP transcription factor 46-like isoform X2: MNFRNYDDNNPTWDAMHGKTPSANVGSLLRQPSSVYSLTFDEFQSTMGGVGKEFGSMNMDELLKNIWTAEETQALAFSAGIGEGHNLNSVSGGLQRQGSLTLPRTLSQKTVDEVWRDLIKDSGGTNDGNGNGNGNGGSSIPQRQPTLGEMTLEEFLVRAGVVREDVPQQQQIGKPNNSGWFGNFPRPNNNNGLLLGFQQPNRSNGNMGERVVETNNNLAPKQPPPLPLNSNHSHRPTQHPPPLFPKPANVAFAAPMHLLNSAPLASPGRRGGLIEHSLNVGMVGLASGNPEASPSRKISSDVITRTNVDNSSLSPVPYAINRGRKCSAIEKVVERRQRRMIKNRESAARSRARKQAYTFELEAEVAKLKEINRELQKKTGRN; encoded by the exons ATGAACTTCAGGAACTACGATGATAATAACCCCACTTGGGATGCCATGCATGGGAAGACACCGTCGGCAAATGTTGGTTCTCTGCTGAGACAGCCATCATCAGTATACTCCCTTACATTTGATGAGTTTCAGAGCACCATGGGTGGGGTTGGGAAGGAATTTGGGTCCATGAACATGGATGAACTCTTGAAGAACATTTGGACAGCTGAAGAGACTCAGGCCCTGGCATTTTCAGCTGGTATAGGAGAAGGCCACAACCTTAACTCAGTCAGTGGTGGTTTGCAAAGACAGGGTTCTTTGACATTGCCAAGGACTCTTAGTCAGAAAACAGTAGATGAGGTTTGGAGGGACTTGATCAAAGATAGTGGTGGGACCAATGATGGGAATGGCAATGGCAATGGCAATGGTGGTTCATCCATTCCTCAAAGGCAACCAACATTGGGAGAAATGACCTTAGAGGAGTTTTTGGTGAGAGCTGGGGTGGTGAGAGAAGATGTgcctcaacaacaacaaattggAAAACCAAATAACAGTGGATGGTTTGGTAACTTTCCTAGACCAAACAATAACAATGGCCTACTTCTTGGTTTCCAACAACCTAATAGAAGTAATGGGAATATGGGTGAGAGGGTGGTGGAGACCAACAATAACTTAGCTCCCAAACAACCTCCTCCTTTACCTCTAAACTCAAACCACTCTCACCGACCGACACAACATCCACCACCACTTTTTCCAAAGCCTGCAAATGTAGCTTTTGCTGCTCCTATGCATTTGTTGAATAGTGCTCCACTTGCTAGCCCTGGCAGAAGAGGAGGGTTGATTGAGCATTCATTGAATGTTGGAATGGTTGGTTTAGCCTCGGGTAATCCAGAGGCTTCTCCCTCAAGGAAAATATCATCAGATGTAATTACAAGAACTAATGTAGACAACTCTTCACTGTCTCCAGTTCCTTATGCAATCAACAGGGGAAGAAAATGCAGCGCTATAGAGAAAGTGGTTGAGAGAAGACAAAGGAGAAtgataaaaaatagagaatcaGCTGCCAGGTCACGGGCTCGTAAGCAG GCCTACACTTTCGAACTGGAAGCTGAAGTTGCAAAACTTAAGGAAATAAACAGAGAATTGCAAAAAAAA ACAGGCAGAAATTAA
- the LOC114178428 gene encoding bZIP transcription factor 46-like isoform X1 yields MNFRNYDDNNPTWDAMHGKTPSANVGSLLRQPSSVYSLTFDEFQSTMGGVGKEFGSMNMDELLKNIWTAEETQALAFSAGIGEGHNLNSVSGGLQRQGSLTLPRTLSQKTVDEVWRDLIKDSGGTNDGNGNGNGNGGSSIPQRQPTLGEMTLEEFLVRAGVVREDVPQQQQIGKPNNSGWFGNFPRPNNNNGLLLGFQQPNRSNGNMGERVVETNNNLAPKQPPPLPLNSNHSHRPTQHPPPLFPKPANVAFAAPMHLLNSAPLASPGRRGGLIEHSLNVGMVGLASGNPEASPSRKISSDVITRTNVDNSSLSPVPYAINRGRKCSAIEKVVERRQRRMIKNRESAARSRARKQAYTFELEAEVAKLKEINRELQKKQAEIKEMQKNKDSDPACQPRISKIQCLRRTLTGPW; encoded by the exons ATGAACTTCAGGAACTACGATGATAATAACCCCACTTGGGATGCCATGCATGGGAAGACACCGTCGGCAAATGTTGGTTCTCTGCTGAGACAGCCATCATCAGTATACTCCCTTACATTTGATGAGTTTCAGAGCACCATGGGTGGGGTTGGGAAGGAATTTGGGTCCATGAACATGGATGAACTCTTGAAGAACATTTGGACAGCTGAAGAGACTCAGGCCCTGGCATTTTCAGCTGGTATAGGAGAAGGCCACAACCTTAACTCAGTCAGTGGTGGTTTGCAAAGACAGGGTTCTTTGACATTGCCAAGGACTCTTAGTCAGAAAACAGTAGATGAGGTTTGGAGGGACTTGATCAAAGATAGTGGTGGGACCAATGATGGGAATGGCAATGGCAATGGCAATGGTGGTTCATCCATTCCTCAAAGGCAACCAACATTGGGAGAAATGACCTTAGAGGAGTTTTTGGTGAGAGCTGGGGTGGTGAGAGAAGATGTgcctcaacaacaacaaattggAAAACCAAATAACAGTGGATGGTTTGGTAACTTTCCTAGACCAAACAATAACAATGGCCTACTTCTTGGTTTCCAACAACCTAATAGAAGTAATGGGAATATGGGTGAGAGGGTGGTGGAGACCAACAATAACTTAGCTCCCAAACAACCTCCTCCTTTACCTCTAAACTCAAACCACTCTCACCGACCGACACAACATCCACCACCACTTTTTCCAAAGCCTGCAAATGTAGCTTTTGCTGCTCCTATGCATTTGTTGAATAGTGCTCCACTTGCTAGCCCTGGCAGAAGAGGAGGGTTGATTGAGCATTCATTGAATGTTGGAATGGTTGGTTTAGCCTCGGGTAATCCAGAGGCTTCTCCCTCAAGGAAAATATCATCAGATGTAATTACAAGAACTAATGTAGACAACTCTTCACTGTCTCCAGTTCCTTATGCAATCAACAGGGGAAGAAAATGCAGCGCTATAGAGAAAGTGGTTGAGAGAAGACAAAGGAGAAtgataaaaaatagagaatcaGCTGCCAGGTCACGGGCTCGTAAGCAG GCCTACACTTTCGAACTGGAAGCTGAAGTTGCAAAACTTAAGGAAATAAACAGAGAATTGCAAAAAAAACAG GCAGAAATTAAGGAAATGCAGAAGAACAAG GATTCGGACCCTGCATGCCAGCCAAGGATAAGTAAAATACAATGCTTGAGAAGGACACTGACAGGACCATGGTAG